In the genome of Bacteroidota bacterium, one region contains:
- a CDS encoding C1 family peptidase, whose translation MSIPLSAQSKDQKKESTNLIKFENLIQLKATKVKSQDRTGTCWNFATTSFLESELLRMGKGDFDLSEMYIVRHTYPRKAKTYLRYHGLNNLAQGGQAHDVIDTWREFGIVPDEVYPGFQLGYNTHNHGELDALVKAFTDVVMARKTGTITPVWEKALGGILDAYLGDDPTSFDYKGKTYTPKSFAAELGINPDDYIEFTSYSVYPMWEKVNVEIPDNWSNGLYYNVPLDDFMNIMYNSLEKGYTVAWDGDVSDKYCSTTAGAAIVPTDEHSEANGPILDFLKQLHKQRPIDQKERDQAFYVYQTTDDHLMHLTGVAKDQNGAKYFLTKNSHGTARGFDGYLYMSDSFVRLRTVAFMVHKDAVPTAIKTKLGIK comes from the coding sequence AGAAAAAAGAATCTACAAATTTGATTAAGTTCGAAAACCTTATTCAGCTTAAAGCAACAAAAGTAAAGAGTCAGGACAGGACAGGTACCTGTTGGAATTTTGCTACAACCTCATTCCTTGAATCCGAATTACTAAGAATGGGCAAAGGCGATTTTGATCTTTCAGAAATGTACATAGTGCGCCACACTTACCCCCGAAAAGCAAAAACTTACTTAAGATACCACGGTTTGAATAACCTGGCTCAAGGCGGACAGGCACATGATGTTATAGATACCTGGCGCGAATTTGGCATTGTACCCGATGAGGTTTATCCCGGCTTCCAATTGGGATATAATACACATAACCATGGCGAATTGGATGCTTTAGTAAAAGCTTTTACAGATGTAGTAATGGCTCGAAAAACAGGTACCATTACTCCTGTTTGGGAAAAAGCTTTGGGTGGAATATTAGACGCTTATTTAGGCGATGATCCTACTTCGTTCGATTACAAAGGGAAAACATATACTCCAAAATCTTTTGCAGCGGAGCTGGGGATTAATCCTGATGATTATATTGAATTTACTTCCTATAGCGTATATCCAATGTGGGAAAAAGTAAATGTTGAAATTCCTGATAACTGGTCGAATGGGTTATATTATAATGTACCACTCGATGATTTTATGAATATCATGTATAATTCTTTGGAAAAAGGCTATACTGTTGCATGGGACGGTGATGTAAGCGATAAATATTGTTCAACTACTGCCGGAGCTGCCATTGTTCCAACTGATGAACACAGCGAAGCAAATGGACCCATTCTTGATTTTCTAAAGCAATTACACAAACAAAGGCCAATAGATCAAAAAGAAAGAGATCAGGCATTTTATGTGTATCAAACAACGGATGATCACTTAATGCACTTGACTGGTGTAGCTAAAGATCAAAATGGTGCCAAATATTTTCTAACAAAAAATTCGCATGGTACTGCTCGTGGATTTGATGGATATTTATACATGTCTGATTCTTTCGTAAGACTTAGAACAGTTGCTTTTATGGTGCATAAAGATGCAGTTCCAACAGCAATTAAAACCAAACTTGGAATAAAATGA